The Aedes aegypti strain LVP_AGWG chromosome 3, AaegL5.0 Primary Assembly, whole genome shotgun sequence genome contains a region encoding:
- the LOC5570212 gene encoding telomerase Cajal body protein 1, with the protein MSSDTGDAGVEKLHSEDALDNPSDQQTEDELIVKSNAQVEPMAMEEQLDQDTIEDKLLNEIPVDVGTDSEALTLDEDALLEETKDDKPCETQDTIQSNGVLEPAKDPPMKECVESTEPTLNGYEQDYFQSLSVHEIGRCSWDKATKQNYVRGCLWSPDGSCVLTTANNDGMHVFELPADMYEAQEVSPQRPVNLLDAAVHVRETTLVYDYKWYPGMHSSMPETSVWIASRQHEPIQMWDAYTGKLRCSYKGYNAVDEVEAALSLTWSVDGGFIYGGYKKSIKTFDVKAPGREISSFPTKVTASCMTICAPLPNLLIFGSWSRTITALSTNSQQTIAVGNNSRECSHNAGVTWLKFIPRTNLFASGGRKDNKLILWDIRNLQKPFHVLERKCDTNQRMYFDASPFGEWIATGNTDGVVRIWNLREIDAVGRSYRKYDFPLHRDCCNGVSFHPTRPIVATTSGQFHPTTNGADYSVSSSIVDDDDEQTADKPTRDSPENSLTLWWIGKAISEE; encoded by the exons ATGTCGTCGGATACCGGAGACGCTGGAGTAGAGAAACTTCATTCCGAGGATGCCCTTGATAACCCATCCGATCAGCAGACAGAAGATGAACTTATAGTGAAATCGAATGCCCAAGTGGAACCAATGGCAATGGAAGAACAGTTGGATCAGGACACAATCGAGGACAAATTGTTGAACGAAATCCCCGTAGATGTGGGTACAGATTCCGAGGCACTCACGCTAGACGAAGATGCACTGCTGGAAGAAACGAAAGATGATAAGCCATGTGAAACTCAAGACACAATTCAATCCAATGGAGTTCTAGAACCTGCAAAAGATCCCCCCATGAAAGAGTGCGTTGAAAGTACCGAACCAACCCTGAACGGTTATGAACAGGATTACTTCCAGTCGCTGAGCGTCCATGAAATAGGTCGCTGCTCGTGGGACAAAGCAACGAAGCAAAACTACGTCCGCGGCTGCCTCTGGTCCCCGGATGGATCGTGCGTGCTGACCACCGCAAACAACGATGGAATGCACGTGTTCGAACTTCCCGCTGATATGTACGAAGCTCAAGAGGTGTCCCCTCAACGGCCGGTCAATCTACTAGACGCGGCGGTACACGTGCGGGAAACGACCCTAGTGTACGACTACAAGTGGTACCCGGGAATGCACAGTTCCATGCCCGAGACGAGCGTTTGGATTGCTTCGAGACAACACGAACCCATACAAATGTGGGACGCCTATACGGGCAAGCTGAGATGTTCCTACAAAGGATACAATGCGGTGGACGAAGTGGAAGCAGCCCTGAGCCTTACGTGGTCCGTCGACGGAGGATTCATCTACGGCGGCTACAAAAAGAGCATCAAAACGTTCGACGTCAAAGCTCCGGGTAGGGAGATATCGTCATTCCCCACCAAAGTTACCGCTTCCTGTATGACCATCTGCGCTCCTCTTCCGAATCTGTTGATTTTCGGATCCTGGAGCCGGACGATCACTGCCCTGTCGACCAACTCGCAACAAACCATTGCGGTGGGAAACAATTCGCGGGAATGTAGCCACAATGCCGGAGTTACCTGGTTGAAATTCATCCCGAGGACGAATTTGTTCGCTTCCGGTGGACGGAAGGATAACAAACTGATCCTTTGGGACATTAGGAATCTGCAGAAGCCGTTCCACGTGCTGGAGCGAAAGTGCGACACTAATCAGCGGATGTACTTCGATGCTTCCCCGTTTGGGGAGTGGATTGCCACGGGAAATACCGATGGGGTAGTGCGGATTTGGAACCTGCGGGAGATTGACGCGGTTGGAAGGTCGTATCGGAAGTATGAT TTCCCACTGCATCGAGACTGCTGCAACGGCGTATCGTTCCACCCGACGAGACCAATCGTGGCCACGACGAGCGGTCAGTTCCATCCGACCACGAACGGCGCCGATTACTCCGTCTCCTCCTCCATCgtcgatgacgacgacgaacaGACAGCGGACAAACCCACCCGAGACAGCCCGGAAAACTCCCTCACCCTCTGGTGGATCGGCAAGGCCATTTCGGAAGAATAA